In a genomic window of Variovorax paradoxus:
- a CDS encoding extracellular solute-binding protein, whose translation MTDTLDSTLGLKRRTLLQGTAGILATGIAPFVHAQDKVVLRYLGTAVNQDKAIAEKFKADTGIEIQYVAVTTDDVTKRAVTAPNSFDLIDTEFFSLKKIVPTGNLKGIDSKRVKNADKITSLFTKGEVAGKKVGDQGTAPVKVIYLEGEKSKAFAKSATQFMSLIPTTYNADTLGIRPDLIKRPIGSWAELLNPEFKGKTAILNIPSIGIMDAAMVVEAKGIHKYADKGNMTKAEIDLTIKTLIEAKKAGQFRALWKDFNESVNLMASGEVVIQSMWSPAVTAVRSKGIDCTFQPLKEGYRAWASGFGLPATLSGKKLDAAYEFINWFLDGWAGAYLNRQGYYSAVLDTAKSKMEAYEWAYWMEGKPAAQDIKSPQGDVIAKAGAVRDGGSYEQRMGGIACWNAVMDENEYMVRKWNEFVAA comes from the coding sequence ATGACCGACACCCTCGACTCCACCCTCGGACTCAAGCGCCGCACCTTGCTGCAAGGCACGGCCGGCATCCTGGCCACCGGCATCGCGCCCTTCGTGCATGCGCAGGACAAGGTGGTGCTGCGCTACCTCGGCACGGCAGTGAACCAGGACAAGGCGATCGCCGAGAAGTTCAAGGCCGACACCGGCATCGAGATCCAGTACGTGGCCGTGACCACCGACGACGTGACCAAGCGCGCGGTGACGGCGCCCAACAGCTTCGACCTGATCGACACCGAGTTCTTCTCGCTCAAGAAGATCGTGCCGACCGGCAACCTCAAGGGCATCGACAGCAAGCGCGTGAAGAACGCCGACAAGATCACCTCGCTGTTCACCAAGGGCGAGGTGGCGGGCAAGAAGGTCGGCGACCAGGGCACGGCGCCCGTGAAGGTGATCTATCTCGAGGGCGAGAAGAGCAAGGCCTTCGCCAAGTCGGCCACGCAGTTCATGTCGCTGATCCCGACCACCTACAACGCCGACACGCTGGGCATCCGCCCCGACCTCATCAAGCGCCCCATTGGCTCCTGGGCCGAACTGCTGAACCCCGAGTTCAAGGGCAAGACCGCGATCCTCAACATTCCCTCGATCGGCATCATGGACGCGGCGATGGTGGTGGAGGCCAAGGGCATCCACAAGTACGCCGACAAGGGCAACATGACCAAGGCCGAGATCGACCTCACGATCAAGACCTTGATCGAAGCCAAGAAGGCCGGCCAGTTCCGCGCGCTGTGGAAGGACTTCAACGAGTCGGTGAACCTGATGGCCTCGGGCGAGGTGGTGATCCAGTCGATGTGGTCGCCGGCCGTGACGGCCGTGCGCAGCAAGGGCATCGACTGCACCTTCCAGCCGCTCAAGGAAGGCTATCGCGCCTGGGCCTCGGGCTTCGGCCTGCCTGCCACGCTGTCGGGCAAGAAGCTCGACGCGGCCTACGAGTTCATCAACTGGTTCCTCGACGGCTGGGCCGGCGCCTACCTCAACCGCCAGGGCTACTACAGCGCGGTGCTCGACACGGCGAAGTCCAAGATGGAAGCCTACGAGTGGGCCTACTGGATGGAGGGCAAGCCCGCGGCGCAGGACATCAAGAGCCCGCAGGGCGACGTGATCGCCAAGGCCGGCGCGGTGCGCGACGGCGGCAGCTACGAGCAGCGCATGGGCGGCATCGCCTGCTGGAACGCCGTGATGGACGAGAACGAGTACATGGTGAGGAAGTGGAACGAGTTCGTCGCGGCCTGA
- a CDS encoding ABC transporter permease, whose product MSAPTARANAATEPLHAVKAWWQAAPFALVFLLFFLVPLALVAMVSLWNFNEYELIPAFTPRNYLSLFEGCSRLTDNGDLCVTLNTYLSTFKFCLLVWGITLLIGFSVAYFLAFHVRSSTMQTVLFVLCTVPFWTSNVIRMISWVPLLGRNGLVNQALMGLGLVQQPVEWLLFSDFSVVLAFVHLYTMFMIVPIFNSMMRIDRSLLEAANDAGASGWQTLWNVVVPLSRTGILIGSIFVITIVMGDFVTIGVMGGQQIASIGKIIQVQTSYLQFPLAAANAMILLAVVLMIIWGLTRLVDIRKEL is encoded by the coding sequence GTGAGCGCACCCACCGCCCGCGCGAACGCCGCCACCGAGCCGCTGCATGCCGTGAAGGCATGGTGGCAGGCGGCGCCGTTCGCGCTGGTGTTCCTGCTGTTCTTCCTGGTTCCGCTGGCGCTGGTGGCGATGGTGAGCCTGTGGAACTTCAACGAGTACGAGCTGATCCCGGCGTTCACGCCGCGCAACTACCTGAGCCTGTTCGAGGGCTGTTCGCGGCTGACCGACAACGGCGACCTCTGCGTGACGCTCAACACCTACCTGAGCACCTTCAAGTTCTGCCTGCTGGTCTGGGGCATCACGCTGCTGATCGGTTTCTCGGTGGCCTACTTCCTGGCCTTCCACGTGCGCTCGTCGACGATGCAGACGGTGCTGTTCGTGCTGTGCACGGTGCCGTTCTGGACCTCGAACGTGATCCGCATGATCTCGTGGGTGCCGCTTCTGGGCCGCAACGGGCTGGTGAACCAGGCGCTGATGGGCCTGGGGCTGGTGCAGCAGCCGGTGGAGTGGCTGCTGTTCTCCGACTTCTCGGTGGTGCTGGCCTTCGTGCACCTCTACACGATGTTCATGATCGTGCCGATCTTCAACAGCATGATGCGCATCGACCGCTCGCTGCTCGAGGCCGCGAACGACGCGGGCGCCTCGGGCTGGCAGACGTTGTGGAACGTGGTGGTGCCGCTGTCGCGCACGGGCATCCTGATCGGCTCGATCTTCGTCATCACCATCGTGATGGGCGACTTCGTGACCATCGGCGTGATGGGCGGCCAGCAGATCGCCTCGATCGGCAAGATCATCCAGGTGCAGACCTCGTACCTGCAGTTCCCGCTGGCGGCGGCCAACGCGATGATCCTGCTGGCGGTGGTGCTGATGATCATCTGGGGGCTGACGCGGCTGGTGGACATACGCAAGGAGCTCTAG
- a CDS encoding ABC transporter permease: MTPHIREKRNKGFWPLATVFALFVLFLYGPMITIFVLSFQGPEGGLTFPLRGVSLHWFYKLAEGLGTVDIGAAFRRSLALGAAVMGFTVVLSVLAGLAFRKKLAGGNTLFFVTVASLIMPSIIISLGIGLQFRLLDTGIKALLTAIDATTLLEGYGTALGLFSSALGAHLTWTLPFGLLIMFAVFNRFNPAYEEAARDLGATPWQTFRFVVLPLIGPSIVGIGMFGFTLSWDEIARTSQAIGDVNTLPLELQGLTSTVTTPSIYALGTVTTVVSLLVMAAALGAAALLRRRSTRRG, from the coding sequence ATGACCCCACACATCCGAGAGAAACGCAACAAGGGCTTCTGGCCCCTGGCCACCGTCTTCGCCCTCTTCGTGCTGTTCCTCTACGGCCCGATGATCACGATCTTCGTGCTGAGCTTCCAGGGCCCCGAAGGCGGCCTGACCTTCCCGCTGCGCGGCGTCTCGCTGCACTGGTTTTACAAGCTCGCCGAGGGCCTGGGCACGGTCGACATCGGCGCCGCGTTCCGGCGTTCGCTCGCGCTGGGCGCCGCGGTCATGGGCTTCACCGTCGTGCTCTCGGTGCTCGCCGGCCTCGCGTTCCGCAAGAAGCTCGCGGGCGGCAACACCCTGTTCTTCGTCACGGTCGCGAGCCTGATCATGCCGTCGATCATCATCTCGCTGGGCATCGGCCTGCAGTTCCGGCTGCTCGACACCGGCATCAAGGCCCTGCTGACCGCCATCGACGCCACCACCCTGCTCGAGGGCTACGGCACCGCGCTCGGCCTGTTCAGTTCCGCCCTCGGCGCCCACCTCACCTGGACCCTGCCCTTCGGGCTGCTCATCATGTTCGCGGTCTTCAACCGCTTCAACCCGGCCTACGAGGAGGCCGCGCGCGACCTCGGCGCCACGCCCTGGCAGACCTTCCGCTTCGTCGTGCTGCCGCTGATCGGCCCCTCGATCGTGGGCATCGGCATGTTCGGCTTCACCCTCTCGTGGGACGAGATCGCGCGCACCTCGCAGGCCATCGGCGACGTCAACACCCTGCCGCTCGAGCTGCAGGGCCTGACCTCGACCGTGACCACCCCTTCGATCTATGCCCTCGGCACGGTGACGACCGTGGTGTCGCTGCTGGTCATGGCCGCGGCGCTGGGCGCGGCCGCGCTGCTGCGGCGACGCTCCACCCGAAGGGGGTGA
- a CDS encoding sterol desaturase family protein: MLEIDKLNELAESHGELRRGKGMVTGTIAISLAVLCFLGVLVFHFPQYLSTPELRKSYNVDLMRWVLLVAMVVSGGLSLVNIIFNRTRWLSSFAFLLIVLSALLGGHKVPVNDFADNTPYIGLDWFILDLLGSSLIFIFIEKLFALRKDQPVFRAEWQTDFHHFVVNHMIVGFVLLATNLMVHKLFGWAANDGIRGWVGNLPFWAGLLLIILVADLVQYWTHRAYHEVPVLWRLHAVHHSVKSMDWMAGSRQHILELLITRTLVLAPIYVLGFSKEVIDAYIVVVGFQAVFNHCNVSVRLGPLRYVIVTPNFHHWHHSQDQEALDKNYAAHYAFLDYLFGTAVKTTRLWPEKYGVLGDYVPNGFFKQLKFPFLWKG; this comes from the coding sequence ATGCTGGAAATCGACAAACTCAACGAACTCGCCGAAAGCCATGGCGAGCTGCGCCGCGGCAAGGGCATGGTCACGGGCACCATCGCCATCAGCCTCGCGGTGCTGTGCTTCCTCGGCGTGCTGGTGTTCCACTTTCCGCAGTACCTGAGCACGCCCGAGCTGCGCAAGAGCTACAACGTCGACCTCATGCGCTGGGTGCTGCTCGTCGCCATGGTGGTCTCGGGCGGCCTCTCGCTGGTCAACATCATCTTCAACCGCACGCGCTGGCTCTCGTCCTTCGCCTTCCTCCTGATCGTGCTGTCGGCCCTGCTCGGCGGCCACAAGGTCCCGGTCAACGACTTCGCCGACAACACGCCCTACATCGGCCTCGACTGGTTCATCCTCGACCTGCTCGGCTCCTCGCTGATCTTCATCTTCATCGAGAAGCTGTTCGCGCTGCGCAAGGACCAGCCCGTGTTCCGCGCCGAGTGGCAGACCGACTTCCACCACTTCGTGGTCAACCACATGATCGTGGGCTTCGTGCTGCTGGCCACCAACCTCATGGTGCACAAGCTGTTCGGCTGGGCCGCCAACGACGGCATCCGCGGCTGGGTCGGCAACCTGCCGTTCTGGGCCGGGCTGCTGCTGATCATCCTGGTGGCCGACCTGGTGCAGTACTGGACCCATCGCGCCTACCACGAGGTGCCGGTGCTGTGGCGGCTGCACGCGGTGCACCACAGCGTGAAGAGCATGGACTGGATGGCCGGCTCGCGCCAGCACATCCTCGAGCTGCTGATCACGCGCACCCTGGTGCTGGCGCCGATCTACGTGCTGGGCTTCAGCAAGGAAGTGATCGACGCCTACATCGTGGTGGTGGGCTTCCAGGCGGTGTTCAACCACTGCAACGTGAGCGTGCGGCTCGGCCCGCTGCGCTACGTGATCGTCACGCCCAACTTCCACCACTGGCACCACAGCCAGGACCAGGAAGCGCTCGACAAGAACTACGCGGCGCACTACGCCTTCCTCGACTACCTGTTCGGCACGGCCGTGAAGACCACCAGGCTCTGGCCCGAGAAGTACGGCGTGCTCGGCGACTACGTGCCCAACGGCTTCTTCAAGCAGTTGAAGTTCCCGTTCCTCTGGAAGGGCTGA
- a CDS encoding YaeF family permuted papain-like enzyme, protein MRSFRQTFAALAAAGAALLLGACATRLDLPSQDSGLRLRVQSSVIAPGNGGELIAADALEPGDILLTSIATVNSFGIRLGTFSPVSHAVLYLGDGRIAEAVGTGVRARALAEVVDEEQMVVAFRVPGVDAAGAERMRTWALSQVGVRYNTVGVLLNAPFVLNRRLCELPLMPGAVSHYCMSGMAMVQLGASRDDQFFCSQFVLEAYNRAGLPITSADPRWVSPADLLHMREGDVPSIAATQPLRYVGHLKYNPPPVLAADGP, encoded by the coding sequence ATGCGCTCGTTCCGCCAGACCTTCGCGGCCCTCGCTGCCGCGGGCGCCGCCCTGCTGCTCGGGGCCTGCGCCACCCGGCTCGACCTGCCCTCGCAAGACAGCGGCCTGCGCCTGCGGGTGCAGAGCTCGGTGATCGCGCCGGGCAACGGCGGCGAGCTGATCGCGGCCGACGCACTGGAGCCCGGCGACATCCTGCTGACCTCGATCGCCACGGTGAACTCCTTCGGCATCCGGCTGGGCACCTTCTCGCCCGTGAGCCATGCGGTGCTCTACCTCGGCGACGGCCGGATCGCCGAAGCCGTGGGCACCGGCGTGCGCGCGCGGGCGCTGGCCGAGGTGGTCGACGAGGAACAGATGGTGGTGGCCTTCCGCGTACCCGGCGTGGACGCGGCCGGCGCCGAGCGCATGCGTACGTGGGCGCTGTCGCAGGTCGGCGTGCGCTACAACACCGTGGGCGTGCTGCTCAACGCCCCCTTCGTGCTGAACCGCCGGCTTTGCGAGCTGCCACTGATGCCGGGCGCGGTCAGCCACTACTGCATGAGCGGCATGGCCATGGTGCAGCTCGGCGCGAGCCGCGACGACCAGTTCTTCTGCTCGCAGTTCGTGCTCGAGGCCTACAACCGGGCCGGCCTGCCGATCACCAGCGCCGACCCGCGCTGGGTCAGCCCGGCCGACCTGCTGCACATGCGCGAGGGCGACGTGCCCTCGATCGCCGCCACCCAGCCGCTGCGCTACGTGGGCCACCTCAAGTACAACCCGCCGCCGGTGCTGGCGGCCGACGGGCCATGA
- a CDS encoding NAD(P)/FAD-dependent oxidoreductase: protein MSHFDAVVIGAGAAGLFCAGVAGQRGLRVLLLDHSEKVGEKIRISGGGRANFTNRDLDVRAPQRHFIGENPNFCRSALSRYAPQQFVELVQKHGIAFHEKHKGQLFCDGSSQQIVDMLLAECAAGGVERWQPCRIGQITFSAENADGTSVGSYRIESSRGPIETPKIVVATGGLSIPQIGASDFGYRIAEQFGLRMVAPRPALVPLTFGGEAWAPYAELAGLALPVRIETGAKKEKMAFLEDLLFTHRGLSGPAVLQISSYWKPGAPLTLDFAPGVDVAAAFAEAKLRSKKRIANELAALVPSRLADAWVGQDGALQRPINEAADRALAALAERIARWQIVPSGTEGYKKAEVTAGGVDTRDLSSQTMESKQPGLYFIGEVVDVTGWLGGYNFQWAWASAHACANAL, encoded by the coding sequence ATCTCGCATTTCGACGCCGTGGTGATCGGCGCCGGCGCCGCCGGCCTGTTCTGCGCGGGCGTGGCGGGCCAGCGCGGGCTCCGGGTGCTGCTGCTCGACCACAGCGAGAAGGTGGGCGAGAAGATCCGCATCTCGGGCGGCGGCCGCGCCAACTTCACCAACCGCGACCTCGACGTGCGCGCGCCGCAGCGCCATTTCATCGGCGAGAACCCGAATTTCTGCCGCTCGGCACTGTCGCGCTATGCGCCGCAGCAGTTCGTCGAACTCGTGCAGAAGCACGGCATCGCCTTCCACGAGAAGCACAAGGGGCAGCTGTTCTGCGACGGCTCCTCGCAGCAGATCGTCGACATGCTGCTGGCCGAATGCGCGGCCGGCGGGGTCGAGCGCTGGCAGCCCTGCCGCATCGGCCAGATCACGTTCTCGGCCGAAAACGCAGATGGGACGAGCGTCGGCAGCTATCGAATCGAGAGCAGCCGCGGCCCGATCGAGACACCGAAGATCGTGGTCGCCACCGGCGGCCTGTCGATCCCGCAGATCGGCGCCAGCGACTTCGGCTACCGCATCGCCGAGCAGTTCGGCCTGCGCATGGTGGCGCCGCGCCCGGCGCTGGTGCCGCTGACCTTCGGCGGCGAGGCCTGGGCGCCCTATGCCGAACTGGCCGGACTGGCGCTGCCGGTGCGCATCGAGACCGGGGCCAAGAAGGAGAAGATGGCCTTCCTCGAGGACCTGCTGTTTACCCACCGCGGCCTCTCGGGCCCGGCCGTGCTGCAGATCTCGAGCTACTGGAAGCCCGGCGCGCCACTCACGCTGGATTTCGCGCCTGGCGTGGACGTGGCCGCGGCCTTCGCCGAGGCCAAGCTGCGCTCGAAGAAACGCATCGCCAACGAACTCGCCGCCCTGGTGCCCTCGCGGCTGGCCGATGCCTGGGTCGGCCAGGACGGCGCGCTGCAGCGGCCGATCAACGAGGCCGCCGACCGCGCGCTGGCCGCGCTGGCCGAGCGCATCGCGCGCTGGCAGATCGTGCCCTCGGGCACCGAGGGCTACAAGAAGGCCGAGGTCACGGCCGGCGGCGTCGACACGCGCGACCTGTCGTCCCAGACGATGGAATCGAAGCAGCCGGGCCTGTATTTCATCGGCGAAGTGGTCGATGTCACCGGCTGGCTCGGCGGCTACAACTTCCAATGGGCCTGGGCGAGTGCCCACGCCTGCGCAAACGCACTATAA
- a CDS encoding 30S ribosomal protein S21: protein MTTIRVKENEPFDVALRRFKRTIEKLGLLTDLRAREFYEKPTAERKRKKAAAVKRHYKRVRSMQLPKKLY from the coding sequence ATGACCACCATCCGCGTTAAAGAAAACGAGCCCTTCGACGTCGCCCTGCGCCGCTTCAAGCGCACCATCGAAAAGCTCGGCCTGCTGACCGACCTGCGCGCCCGCGAGTTCTACGAAAAGCCGACCGCCGAGCGCAAGCGCAAGAAGGCAGCCGCCGTGAAGCGCCACTACAAGCGCGTTCGCAGCATGCAGCTGCCCAAGAAGCTGTACTGA
- a CDS encoding GatB/YqeY domain-containing protein: MSLKEQITEDMKTAMRAKDSERLGTIRLLLAALKQKEVDERVELDDAMVVAIVDKLVKQRKDSVTAFTQGGRTDLADKEAAEIKVLEVYLPQRLGADEIAAEVKAIVAELGAAGPGDMGKVMGAVKTRLAGKADMGLVSAAVKAALTGA; the protein is encoded by the coding sequence ATGAGCCTCAAAGAACAGATCACCGAAGACATGAAGACCGCGATGCGCGCCAAGGACTCCGAGCGCCTGGGCACGATCCGGCTGCTGCTGGCCGCGCTCAAGCAGAAGGAAGTCGACGAGCGCGTCGAACTCGACGACGCCATGGTCGTGGCCATCGTCGACAAGCTGGTGAAGCAGCGCAAGGACTCGGTCACCGCCTTCACCCAGGGCGGCCGCACCGACCTGGCCGACAAGGAAGCGGCCGAGATCAAGGTGCTCGAGGTCTACCTGCCGCAGCGCCTGGGCGCCGACGAGATCGCCGCCGAGGTCAAGGCCATCGTGGCCGAGCTCGGCGCCGCGGGCCCGGGCGACATGGGCAAGGTGATGGGTGCGGTCAAGACGCGCCTGGCCGGCAAGGCCGACATGGGCCTGGTGAGCGCCGCGGTCAAGGCCGCGCTGACCGGCGCCTGA
- a CDS encoding NUDIX domain-containing protein: MTACTETAAIPKACACLVDARGRLLVFRHPEDGNMQLPKGTIEPGESPEFAVRRELLEESGIDHAGALISLGTLQRDCEAGVEGNTHRHPQLWHLFLIHAEGPLPEHFDHVAMGSPEEDGLVFSFSWLAPEAPIDGYALPYRQTIERVRAAQALAAAQPVAAG; the protein is encoded by the coding sequence ATGACCGCCTGCACCGAGACCGCCGCGATCCCGAAGGCCTGCGCCTGCCTGGTCGACGCGCGCGGCCGGCTGCTGGTGTTCCGCCATCCCGAGGACGGCAACATGCAGCTGCCCAAGGGCACCATCGAACCGGGCGAGTCGCCCGAGTTCGCGGTGCGGCGCGAGCTGCTCGAGGAATCGGGCATCGACCATGCCGGCGCGCTAATCTCGCTGGGCACCCTGCAGCGCGACTGCGAGGCCGGCGTCGAGGGCAACACCCACCGCCATCCGCAGCTGTGGCACCTGTTCCTGATCCATGCCGAAGGGCCGCTGCCCGAGCATTTCGACCACGTGGCCATGGGCAGCCCCGAGGAGGACGGCCTGGTGTTCTCGTTCAGCTGGCTGGCGCCCGAGGCGCCGATCGACGGCTACGCCCTGCCCTACCGCCAGACCATCGAACGCGTGCGCGCCGCGCAGGCCCTGGCGGCCGCCCAGCCCGTGGCCGCGGGCTGA
- a CDS encoding sulfite exporter TauE/SafE family protein: MPDSRPAPRPADCAPMTSSSFSNELAGLAGHGFAAAAVFLLAGVIKGVIGLGLPTVSMGLLALWMRPVQAAALLIVPSLVTNVWQTGPRATFLPVLRRIGGMQAGIVAGTLGGAWWLGVPAGAWASVALGVALVAYALWGLTGRQLKVAPAHERWLGPLIGIATGLVTAVTGVFVVPAVPYLQALGFQRDALIQAMGISFTTSTVVLAIGLAGNGGYPLAVLGGSALMLVPAIAGMVLGTWLRQRLPVPMFRRCFLVGLGLLGAYMAVRAMG; encoded by the coding sequence ATGCCGGATTCCCGGCCGGCGCCGCGGCCGGCAGACTGCGCGCCGATGACGTCCTCCTCCTTCTCGAACGAACTGGCCGGCCTCGCGGGGCACGGCTTCGCCGCCGCGGCGGTCTTCCTGCTGGCCGGCGTGATCAAGGGCGTGATCGGCCTCGGGCTGCCCACGGTGTCGATGGGCCTGCTCGCGCTGTGGATGCGGCCGGTGCAGGCGGCGGCGCTGCTGATCGTGCCCTCGCTGGTCACCAACGTCTGGCAGACCGGGCCGCGCGCGACTTTCCTGCCGGTGCTGCGGCGCATCGGCGGCATGCAGGCCGGCATCGTGGCGGGCACGCTGGGCGGCGCCTGGTGGCTGGGCGTGCCGGCCGGCGCCTGGGCCTCGGTGGCGCTCGGCGTGGCGCTGGTCGCCTATGCGCTGTGGGGGCTGACCGGGCGGCAACTGAAGGTGGCGCCCGCGCACGAACGCTGGCTCGGACCGCTGATCGGCATCGCGACCGGGCTGGTGACGGCCGTGACCGGTGTGTTCGTGGTGCCGGCCGTGCCCTATCTGCAGGCGCTGGGCTTCCAGCGCGACGCGCTGATCCAGGCGATGGGCATCTCGTTCACCACCTCGACCGTGGTGCTGGCGATCGGGCTCGCGGGCAACGGCGGCTATCCGCTGGCGGTGCTCGGCGGCTCGGCGCTGATGCTGGTGCCGGCGATCGCGGGGATGGTGCTGGGCACCTGGCTGCGCCAGCGGCTGCCGGTGCCGATGTTCCGGCGCTGCTTCCTGGTCGGACTGGGGCTGCTGGGCGCCTACATGGCCGTGCGGGCCATGGGATGA
- a CDS encoding LysR family transcriptional regulator has product MRFDLTDLRLFLHVVEAGSLTAGAQRSHMTLASASQRVRGMEDALGTPLLTRHAQGVRPTEAGRTLLHHARVVLQQMERLRGELGEYGQGLKGHVRFLCGTSALTEHLPEVLARFLAQHPRVSIDLEERPSPDTVEALRAGLCDIGIVSDAIDTEGLECHPFRRDDLVLVMPRGHALAGRRRVKLAEVVDSEFVGLPADSALQQLVTMHARALGRHLSYRVRVRNFEAVCRMVEQGIGVGILPQTAAARCARSMKIARASLADAWAERTLMACVRNSQELPLNARRMLAYLLEPVEKA; this is encoded by the coding sequence ATGCGATTCGATCTCACCGACCTGCGGCTCTTCCTCCATGTCGTCGAAGCCGGCAGCCTGACCGCCGGCGCGCAGCGCTCGCACATGACGCTGGCCTCGGCCAGCCAGCGCGTGCGCGGCATGGAGGACGCGCTCGGCACCCCGCTGCTCACGCGCCATGCCCAGGGCGTGCGCCCCACCGAGGCCGGCCGCACCCTGCTGCACCATGCGCGCGTGGTGTTGCAGCAGATGGAGCGGCTGCGCGGCGAGCTCGGCGAATACGGCCAGGGCCTCAAGGGCCATGTGCGCTTCCTCTGCGGCACCTCGGCGCTGACCGAGCACCTGCCCGAGGTGCTGGCGCGCTTCCTGGCGCAGCATCCGCGGGTGTCGATCGACCTCGAGGAACGGCCCAGCCCCGACACCGTGGAGGCGCTGCGCGCCGGGCTGTGCGACATCGGCATCGTCTCCGACGCCATCGATACCGAGGGCCTCGAATGCCATCCGTTCCGGCGCGACGACCTGGTGCTGGTGATGCCGCGCGGCCATGCGCTGGCCGGGCGCCGGCGCGTGAAGCTGGCCGAGGTGGTCGACAGCGAGTTCGTCGGCCTGCCCGCCGACAGCGCGCTGCAGCAGCTCGTGACCATGCATGCGCGCGCGCTCGGGCGCCACCTGTCCTACCGCGTGCGGGTGCGCAACTTCGAGGCCGTGTGCCGCATGGTCGAGCAGGGCATCGGCGTGGGCATCCTGCCGCAGACCGCGGCCGCGCGCTGCGCGCGTTCGATGAAGATCGCGCGCGCCTCGCTGGCCGACGCCTGGGCCGAGCGCACCTTGATGGCCTGCGTGCGCAATTCGCAAGAGCTGCCGCTGAACGCGCGGCGCATGCTCGCCTACCTGCTGGAGCCGGTGGAGAAGGCCTAA
- a CDS encoding NAD-dependent epimerase/dehydratase family protein, giving the protein MTAAARRVLVTGADGFLGRGVLAALAPRLGHGQLEGLVALDVREVPRERRLPGVAYLAQDVREAGIGKAFADHAIDTVVHLASIVTPGRDSNRDFEHSVDVGGTRNVLKACTMYRVAHIVVSSSGAAYGYHADNPAWIDERQPLRGNAVFAYADHKRQVEELLADWRARHPSLAQTVLRVGTILGERVDNQITALFEKRRLIAIRGSASPFVFVWDEDVTGAIAHALEGGAPAGCYNLAGDGALPIHEIAARLGKRTIDFPAGVLKTALAVGSALGVSRYGPEQLDFLRYRPVLSNTALKEQFGFRPRKTSAEAFEAFVAARAAQGRPVTRGA; this is encoded by the coding sequence ATGACCGCCGCCGCGCGCCGCGTGCTGGTGACCGGGGCCGACGGCTTCCTGGGCCGCGGCGTGCTCGCCGCGCTCGCGCCGCGGCTCGGCCATGGGCAGCTCGAGGGCCTGGTGGCGCTCGACGTGCGAGAGGTGCCGCGCGAGCGCCGGCTGCCGGGCGTGGCCTACCTGGCGCAGGACGTGCGCGAGGCCGGCATCGGCAAGGCCTTCGCCGACCATGCCATCGACACCGTGGTGCACCTGGCCTCGATCGTCACGCCGGGCAGGGACTCGAACCGCGACTTCGAGCATTCGGTCGACGTGGGCGGCACGCGCAACGTGCTCAAGGCCTGCACCATGTACCGGGTCGCGCACATCGTGGTGTCGTCGAGCGGCGCGGCCTACGGCTACCACGCCGACAACCCGGCCTGGATCGACGAGCGCCAGCCGCTGCGCGGCAACGCGGTGTTCGCCTATGCCGACCACAAGCGCCAGGTCGAGGAGCTGCTGGCCGACTGGCGCGCGCGCCATCCCTCGCTGGCGCAGACGGTGCTGCGCGTCGGCACCATCCTCGGCGAGCGCGTCGACAACCAGATCACGGCGCTGTTCGAGAAGCGGCGGCTGATCGCGATCCGCGGCAGCGCGAGTCCCTTCGTCTTCGTCTGGGACGAGGACGTGACCGGCGCCATCGCCCATGCGCTCGAGGGCGGCGCGCCGGCCGGCTGCTACAACCTCGCGGGCGACGGCGCGCTGCCGATCCACGAGATCGCGGCGCGCCTGGGCAAGCGCACCATCGACTTTCCCGCGGGCGTGCTGAAGACGGCGCTGGCGGTGGGCTCGGCGCTTGGCGTGAGCCGCTACGGGCCCGAGCAGCTCGACTTCCTGCGCTACCGGCCGGTGCTGTCGAACACCGCGCTGAAGGAGCAATTCGGCTTTCGCCCGCGCAAGACCAGCGCCGAGGCTTTCGAGGCCTTCGTGGCGGCGCGCGCGGCGCAGGGGCGGCCGGTCACGCGCGGGGCTTAG